Within Gilvibacter sp. SZ-19, the genomic segment TGACCGTTATAGGACATATGACTCCGGCCACTGAAGGTATTCACTTAATTACAAGAGCAAACACCAAGATACCAATTGTAGCTCGAGGCTGGAACGCCTTTAATAAAGAATCCGATCAGGAATAGATCTCGTTCAAATAGGACTTAAACCTGTTGTTGGTCTGTTTCCAATATTCGGTTAGCGGAACCTTTTGTCCATAGCCGTCGTCTGTAAACTCCTTATGACAACGTTTACAACGGTATTCGTTGATTTGAAAGTGATGATTGGCGGTGAGTTCTAGTCTGTGGCCGGTAAGTTTACAGCGGAGGAATTTTGAAAACATAAGTAGGTTAATGGGTTACGTTGGGTAATCGGTATTTGGCGCGTCTGATAAAAAAATCGCGCAAGCACTCGTTGATCTCTCGAGTCTTATTAGTTAGTCTTTCCAGTTTTCCCTGGGAATTGGTTGTAAATTCTTCTTTACAATGGGTACAGCAATACTCGCTAACGGAATCGGTTACCTTTTGTTTTACGACAAAATGGTGACCAAACGTTTTGCAACGTAGCCGTCCAAGGGCGGTAGTTTTGATGGTAGTTGCATTCATAGTGTTTAGCATTGGGGATAGGAAATATAGGAATTAATGCAAAAAACACGATAAAAAGCATAAAAAAATCGATGAAATGCACTATAAAATGAATTTTGTTAAGAAAATTAGCACTTTATCGATGTTTTCAAAGGGACTCATATGTCCGGTTTCAAGTATTTCAGTCTGATTTTTATTAGCCTTTGCGGCCGATATAAGTTCGTTTACATCGACCAAAGGATCTTCTTGACCAACAAGGAGATAGCCATTTTTACCAAGGTTTTGAAACAAAAGACCGTGATCTTCTCTGTGTATCATGGCCTGAGTAGCAGCAATAATGGCCTCAGACGACATGGTGCAAGCCTTATTAATAAGGTCTTCTATTATTGGTTTTAGCTTTTGTTGTGCTTTTGGCGGGAACAAACTAGGGACTACGGTTTTGACAAATAGCTGCGGATCTTGGCGAATCACCTCAATGGCTTGTCTGCGTTTTTCTTTACGCTCCTGCGAATCTGCTTTCCAAGTACTGTTGAGCAATCCGAGTCGTAAAACCCTATCCGGTTGCATTTTCGCCATACTTAAGGCTACATATCCTCCCATGGAATGGCCTATGAGTTTAAAAGTTTTTACACCTATTGCGTCCAATACTTGAAATACATCCGCAGTAAAAGACTCCATTCGAGACTCCAGGCTCAATCGACTTTTACCATGTCCCGGAAGATCAATGCAGATCACTCTAGATGATTTTGCTAAGGAGGTGACAAACTTATCCCACATGCTGTGGTCTTCTAAAAAACCGTGTAAAAGCACCACTACTTCTCCTTGACCTTGGTCCGTATAAAAAAGCAGTTCTGAATTTTGGGGCTTGGTCATAATGTGTATCTTGGGATGCGCTAGCTAAACGATGAGCAAATCTAAAGAATTACTGCTTACGGCCTTTGCCCTTTTTGCCCTCTTTTTTGGAGCAGGCAACTTATTATTACCTCCGCTTTTGGGGTACAAGGCAGCTGGTGATTGGCCTATTGTTGTCCTAGGCTTTGCCATTACCGCCGTACTAATTCCTATTATAGGTATATACGCCCATGCCAAGTTGCAAGGCACTATGTATGATTTTGGCAAAAAGGTCTCGCCACTTTTCAGTGTTATCTTTTGTATAGTGGTTTACGCCATCTCTATTGCAATTCCTGCACCTAGAACTGCGGCCGCAACGCATGAGATTGCCGTATACCCGCTTTTTGAAACTCCTTCTTGGCTTACCAGTGCTATTTATTTTGCCCTGGTTCTGGTCTTTGTGCTGAACCGAAGTAAGATCATGAGTATTATCGGTAAGTATCTCACGCCACTCATTGTGATTATGCTTTTGGCAGTGATCGGAATAGGGATGTTTGCCAGTGAAGCAATAGTGCATGAGGCCACAGACCTTTCCCCTCTAACTACAGGAGTGCTGGAAGGCTATCAGACTTTTGATGCCATCGGAGCCGCAGTGGTGGGAGCGGTAATTATCATCTCTTTGAATCTTAGAGGACATACCAATTACGAATTTAAAAAGCAGCTCATTTGGAAAGCTGGGCTAATTGCGGGATTAGGCTTGTTGGTCATGTATGCCGGATTGGTTGCTGCCGGAGCTTATTATGGCAATGACATCTTAGGTGCCGATGCAATGAGCAGCACTATGCAACGGGCAACCCTTTTAAGAGGTATCATACAGGGAACTTTAGGGGCTCAGGCCAATACGCTTTTGAGCCTGCTTTTAGCTTTGGCCTGTTTTACCACCGCAGTAGGGATCATTGCCGGCGCGGCAGATTACTTTAAAGGGGTCTTTAATGAGTCCACCCGAGTTTACAAACTCACTGCTGTAATTGGCTGTGTGCTTGGGGTGGTCATTGGACAGTTAGACTTCCACTCTATAATAGTGGTGGCCATACCTGTACTTGCTTTTATTTATCCGCTTACCATAGTTTTGATTGTGCTCAATGCCTTGCCCGATCGCTATGGCTCTGCGAAAGTATTCAAGGCAGTTGCTTTAGTGACCTTCTTGTTCAGTATGCCAGATGTGATTTCCGGTATTTGGGGGGCAGAAGCCCTTGGCAATTCTTTGGCTTGGATTCCTCTTTCACAATTCAGTTTGGGTTGGGTCTTACCCGCTTTGTTAACCTTTGTTTTTGCCAATTTTTTGTTTCCACGAGCTGCGGATTGACGTCTATCTGCCGAAATCAATACTTTCTTAACATTTTGGTGATTTTTCGAAATCGTTGTAGTAGTTAATCTGCTTAAAATCAGCAGTTAAAAAGAAGAATAAAAGCTGCGGATATCACAATTAAGCGCCTGTAAAA encodes:
- a CDS encoding alpha/beta fold hydrolase; translated protein: MTKPQNSELLFYTDQGQGEVVVLLHGFLEDHSMWDKFVTSLAKSSRVICIDLPGHGKSRLSLESRMESFTADVFQVLDAIGVKTFKLIGHSMGGYVALSMAKMQPDRVLRLGLLNSTWKADSQERKEKRRQAIEVIRQDPQLFVKTVVPSLFPPKAQQKLKPIIEDLINKACTMSSEAIIAATQAMIHREDHGLLFQNLGKNGYLLVGQEDPLVDVNELISAAKANKNQTEILETGHMSPFENIDKVLIFLTKFIL
- a CDS encoding DUF1660 family phage protein; its protein translation is MFSKFLRCKLTGHRLELTANHHFQINEYRCKRCHKEFTDDGYGQKVPLTEYWKQTNNRFKSYLNEIYS
- a CDS encoding branched-chain amino acid transport system II carrier protein, which codes for MSKSKELLLTAFALFALFFGAGNLLLPPLLGYKAAGDWPIVVLGFAITAVLIPIIGIYAHAKLQGTMYDFGKKVSPLFSVIFCIVVYAISIAIPAPRTAAATHEIAVYPLFETPSWLTSAIYFALVLVFVLNRSKIMSIIGKYLTPLIVIMLLAVIGIGMFASEAIVHEATDLSPLTTGVLEGYQTFDAIGAAVVGAVIIISLNLRGHTNYEFKKQLIWKAGLIAGLGLLVMYAGLVAAGAYYGNDILGADAMSSTMQRATLLRGIIQGTLGAQANTLLSLLLALACFTTAVGIIAGAADYFKGVFNESTRVYKLTAVIGCVLGVVIGQLDFHSIIVVAIPVLAFIYPLTIVLIVLNALPDRYGSAKVFKAVALVTFLFSMPDVISGIWGAEALGNSLAWIPLSQFSLGWVLPALLTFVFANFLFPRAAD